One genomic segment of Clostridium estertheticum subsp. estertheticum includes these proteins:
- a CDS encoding ABC transporter ATP-binding protein, translated as MSSVLDVRNLNKSYGDFCLNGLNFKLEKGYVMGFIGPNGSGKSTTIKSIMNLIKKDSGSISVFGMDNVKDERKIKEKIGFVYDENIFYGMLTINEMKNIIAGFYRRWDENKFKEYIKHFELNPNKVIDKLSKGMKIKFALALALSHGAELIVMDEPTSGLDPAFRSELMDILYNVIQNEEMSIFFSTHITADLEKIADYITFINKGSMVFSESKEEVLQKYAIVKGSSKLLDLNVRKEFIGIRETASGFEALTNNKEKARILFNDSCKIEKASLEDIMVYTIRGDIHV; from the coding sequence ATGAGCAGTGTATTAGACGTTAGAAATCTCAACAAGTCTTATGGTGATTTTTGTTTAAATGGATTAAACTTTAAGCTTGAAAAAGGATACGTAATGGGATTTATAGGACCAAATGGCTCGGGAAAAAGTACCACAATAAAATCAATTATGAATCTAATAAAAAAAGATAGTGGAAGCATCAGTGTTTTTGGTATGGACAACGTTAAAGACGAAAGGAAAATCAAAGAAAAGATAGGATTTGTTTATGATGAAAATATATTTTATGGCATGCTTACCATAAATGAAATGAAAAATATTATAGCAGGTTTTTATAGAAGGTGGGATGAAAACAAATTTAAGGAGTATATCAAACATTTTGAATTAAATCCAAATAAGGTGATAGATAAGCTTTCAAAGGGAATGAAAATAAAATTCGCCTTAGCATTAGCTCTCTCCCATGGAGCTGAACTTATTGTTATGGATGAGCCTACTTCAGGACTTGATCCTGCTTTTCGAAGTGAGCTTATGGATATTTTATATAATGTTATTCAGAATGAAGAGATGTCAATTTTCTTCTCCACACACATTACAGCAGATCTTGAAAAAATTGCAGATTATATAACTTTTATTAACAAGGGAAGTATGGTGTTTTCTGAGTCGAAGGAAGAAGTGCTACAAAAATACGCAATAGTCAAAGGATCTTCTAAGCTTTTAGACTTAAATGTACGAAAGGAATTTATAGGGATAAGGGAAACTGCTTCGGGGTTTGAGGCATTAACTAATAATAAAGAGAAAGCAAGGATTTTGTTTAATGATAGTTGTAAGATAGAAAAAGCATCACTAGAAGATATTATGGTTTATACAATAAGGGGTGATATTCATGTTTAA
- a CDS encoding ABC-2 transporter permease encodes MFNLIMKDIRIQKKDKTVFMFILLNMVNTFIFQTNYATTILLCFLSIYLLAVYANAYDFKYNSELMINSLPVNRKVVVAAKYLSVFLFLICAILITLIVGSLFHFVAPTLVSKTIGINTIFLEFFIVCIYFSIFFPFYYKLGYLRSRWVNFIIMAVLGSLISFANEILKNSTTLGVDFGLLQKVVLTAIPIIFIVVSFFISIKIYKNKEL; translated from the coding sequence ATGTTTAATCTTATAATGAAAGACATTAGAATTCAGAAAAAGGATAAAACCGTATTTATGTTTATTCTTTTAAACATGGTAAATACATTTATATTTCAAACTAATTATGCAACCACTATATTGTTATGTTTTTTAAGTATATATCTACTGGCAGTGTATGCTAATGCTTATGATTTTAAATATAATAGTGAACTAATGATAAATAGTTTGCCCGTTAATAGAAAAGTTGTGGTGGCTGCAAAATATTTATCAGTATTTTTATTCCTTATCTGCGCTATATTAATAACACTTATTGTTGGCAGTTTATTTCATTTTGTTGCTCCAACTTTAGTAAGTAAAACCATCGGTATAAACACCATTTTTCTTGAGTTTTTTATTGTATGTATTTATTTTTCTATTTTTTTCCCTTTTTATTACAAGTTAGGATACCTAAGGTCAAGGTGGGTTAATTTTATAATTATGGCTGTACTGGGAAGCCTTATCTCTTTCGCAAATGAGATATTAAAGAATAGTACAACCTTGGGGGTTGATTTTGGATTACTGCAAAAGGTCGTACTGACAGCCATACCTATAATTTTTATAGTAGTTTCATTCTTCATTTCAATTAAAATATATAAAAATAAGGAATTGTAA
- a CDS encoding AraC family transcriptional regulator, protein MGTIILLNDTLEYIERNLDTALNIDDISKVACSSRYHFQRIFHALTGFTVTQYIKNRRLTLAAEDLVATDKRVIDIALKYGYESPEAFTKAFKRLHGISPSALKKLNGKIKAFPKLSFQISIKGEHEIIYKIVEKEAFKVFGAEFVTTRVDDAAYREIPKFINKTFEDGTHDRMNEILGNPKGTLLNGFHYGFEEDGTRKYIMGAEQFEKYIPDEFTILEVPKLTWAVFEGNGAVPNNLIIQDIWRRIYSEWFPSSGFEQVKGPCIEKNFWDDKNPGEYKCEVWIPVKINNF, encoded by the coding sequence TTGGGAACAATAATATTACTTAATGATACGCTTGAATACATTGAAAGGAATTTGGACACAGCACTTAATATAGATGACATATCCAAAGTCGCATGTTCATCTCGATATCACTTCCAGCGTATTTTCCATGCATTAACAGGATTTACTGTGACTCAGTACATAAAAAATCGAAGACTTACCCTTGCTGCAGAAGACTTGGTTGCAACAGACAAAAGAGTAATTGATATAGCATTAAAATATGGTTATGAAAGTCCAGAAGCATTTACTAAGGCATTCAAAAGACTGCATGGAATATCACCATCAGCTTTAAAAAAGCTTAATGGAAAGATTAAAGCTTTTCCCAAACTTTCTTTTCAAATATCAATAAAAGGAGAACATGAAATTATTTATAAAATAGTTGAAAAGGAGGCTTTTAAAGTATTTGGTGCAGAATTTGTAACAACTAGAGTTGACGATGCAGCCTATAGAGAGATACCAAAGTTTATTAATAAGACTTTTGAGGACGGAACACATGATAGGATGAACGAAATTCTTGGGAACCCCAAGGGCACTTTGCTAAATGGATTTCATTATGGATTTGAAGAAGATGGAACAAGAAAATATATAATGGGAGCTGAACAGTTCGAAAAATATATACCAGATGAATTTACTATACTAGAAGTGCCAAAACTTACATGGGCAGTATTTGAAGGTAATGGAGCTGTGCCCAATAATTTGATTATACAGGATATTTGGAGACGTATATACTCTGAATGGTTTCCCTCCTCTGGATTTGAACAAGTGAAAGGTCCATGCATTGAAAAAAACTTTTGGGATGATAAAAACCCTGGTGAATACAAATGTGAAGTATGGATTCCTGTAAAAATAAATAATTTCTAG
- a CDS encoding alpha/beta fold hydrolase: MVEYYKIRGKDLYTEILGEDSSPVLLFIHGGPGGIGVADFIQYQGDRLSKNFKVIAPDQRGVWRSEAILDEEHISLEDIIEDFEELRKKLHINKWSLLSHSFGGYLAVLYANLYPNSIEYMLYECPSFSFALSERSMLNEAAKELVKLGNLALAEDYFKALREITDYRDINKLLMKVLNELGANGSNYMWFGSDKQIIERIAMSTNDAKNLWNKSTKTRIKLLKDWRVYNDVFTELSNVNKPSLLIKGKYDPITCEVQTAEFMKRVQDKQVVIFDFSGHYTRIEEPDKYCEVITSYIYNKMK; this comes from the coding sequence ATGGTGGAGTATTATAAAATTAGAGGGAAAGATCTTTACACTGAAATTTTAGGAGAGGACTCATCTCCAGTATTATTATTTATTCATGGTGGACCAGGTGGAATTGGTGTTGCAGACTTTATTCAATATCAGGGGGACAGATTATCAAAAAACTTTAAAGTTATAGCCCCAGATCAAAGAGGAGTATGGAGATCCGAGGCTATTTTAGATGAGGAACATATTTCATTAGAAGATATTATTGAAGATTTTGAAGAACTAAGAAAAAAATTACATATAAATAAATGGTCACTGCTTAGTCACTCATTTGGTGGGTATCTTGCTGTTCTTTATGCTAATTTATACCCTAATTCTATTGAATATATGTTATATGAATGTCCGTCTTTTAGTTTTGCACTTTCAGAGCGTTCTATGTTAAATGAAGCTGCCAAGGAATTGGTTAAATTAGGAAATTTAGCATTGGCAGAGGATTATTTTAAAGCTTTAAGAGAAATTACGGATTATAGGGATATCAATAAACTTCTTATGAAGGTGTTAAATGAACTTGGAGCTAACGGAAGTAATTATATGTGGTTTGGAAGTGATAAGCAAATTATTGAACGAATAGCTATGAGTACTAACGATGCTAAGAATTTATGGAATAAATCTACCAAAACAAGAATTAAATTATTGAAGGATTGGCGAGTGTATAATGATGTGTTTACTGAATTATCAAATGTAAACAAACCTTCTTTATTGATTAAAGGTAAATATGATCCAATAACTTGTGAAGTACAAACAGCAGAATTTATGAAGCGAGTGCAAGACAAACAAGTGGTTATATTTGATTTCTCCGGTCATTATACTAGAATTGAGGAGCCTGATAAATATTGTGAAGTTATAACAAGTTATATATATAATAAGATGAAATAA